From Pandoraea norimbergensis, the proteins below share one genomic window:
- a CDS encoding pyridoxal phosphate-dependent aminotransferase: MNAPHTASTAPAPLAAPALISRLPNVGTTIFTVMSALAAEKQAVNLGQGFPDFECDPKIVDAVSRAMRDGHNQYPPMAGVPALRQAIAAKIGQLYGQHYDWNTEITVTAGATQALLTTILATVHPGDEVIVFEPTYDSYVPSIELAGGKPVFITLEAPEFRIPFDKLAAAITPRTRLILFNTPHNPSGTVWHEQDLVKLAEIVAGTDVLLLSDEVYEHMVYDGKRHESVARHPELARRSFIVSSFGKTYHVTGWKVGFVAAPAPLMAEFRKVHQFNVFTVNTPMQVGLADYMRDPAPYVELAGFYQKKRDLFRDGLANTRFKLLPCEGTYFQCVDYSAISDMSEADFALWLTGEIGVAAIPVSAFYHAPHESGVVRFCFAKRDDTLREALARLAKI; encoded by the coding sequence ATGAACGCGCCCCACACCGCTTCTACCGCCCCGGCCCCGCTGGCCGCACCGGCCCTCATCTCCCGCCTGCCGAACGTCGGCACCACCATCTTCACCGTGATGTCGGCACTGGCTGCTGAGAAGCAGGCGGTGAACCTCGGTCAGGGCTTCCCCGATTTCGAGTGCGACCCGAAGATCGTCGACGCCGTCTCGCGCGCCATGCGCGACGGCCACAATCAGTACCCGCCGATGGCAGGCGTGCCCGCGCTGCGTCAGGCCATCGCCGCGAAGATCGGTCAGTTGTACGGCCAGCACTACGACTGGAATACGGAGATCACCGTGACGGCGGGCGCCACGCAGGCACTGCTCACGACGATTCTGGCGACGGTGCATCCCGGCGATGAAGTCATCGTGTTCGAGCCGACGTACGACAGCTATGTGCCGTCCATCGAGCTGGCGGGCGGTAAGCCGGTGTTCATTACGCTCGAAGCGCCCGAATTCCGCATCCCCTTCGACAAGCTCGCCGCCGCCATCACGCCGCGCACGCGCCTGATCCTGTTCAACACGCCGCACAACCCGAGCGGGACGGTGTGGCACGAACAAGACCTCGTGAAGCTCGCCGAGATCGTGGCCGGCACCGACGTGCTGCTGCTCTCGGATGAGGTCTACGAGCACATGGTGTACGACGGCAAGCGCCACGAGAGCGTGGCGCGGCATCCGGAGTTGGCTCGCCGCAGCTTCATCGTGTCGAGCTTCGGCAAAACGTACCACGTGACGGGCTGGAAGGTCGGCTTCGTCGCCGCGCCCGCCCCGCTCATGGCCGAATTCCGCAAGGTGCACCAGTTCAACGTGTTCACGGTGAACACGCCCATGCAGGTCGGCCTCGCCGACTATATGCGCGATCCGGCGCCATACGTCGAACTCGCGGGCTTCTATCAGAAGAAGCGCGACCTGTTCCGCGACGGCCTCGCCAACACGCGTTTCAAACTGCTGCCGTGCGAAGGTACGTACTTCCAATGCGTCGATTACAGCGCGATCAGCGACATGAGCGAAGCCGACTTCGCGCTGTGGCTCACCGGCGAAATCGGCGTCGCTGCCATTCCCGTGTCGGCGTTCTATCACGCGCCGCATGAGTCGGGCGTGGTGCGCTTCTGCTTCGCCAAACGCGACGACACGCTGCGCGAAGCGCTGGCACGTCTGGCGAAGATCTGA
- a CDS encoding glutathione S-transferase family protein — MLKLYGFPISNYYNKVKVVLYEKGVAFEESESIPSQDEPLLQCSPLGKVPYLQTERGYLAESQVICDYLEVTHPTPALFSKDVWQQAKERELITMLELHLELVAREVYGQAFFGGTASEGTRARTEKLLRRNIVAFKRLAKFAPYVAGEQFTMADVAAGIHLPIIGMATQAVFGEDFLQAAGVDWKAYGKVLAERESFQRTRAEMKAYQQAQQAKKSEA, encoded by the coding sequence ATGTTGAAGTTGTACGGATTTCCGATCAGCAATTACTACAACAAGGTCAAGGTCGTGCTGTACGAGAAGGGGGTGGCCTTCGAGGAGTCAGAATCCATTCCGAGTCAGGACGAGCCGCTGCTGCAATGCTCGCCGCTGGGCAAGGTGCCGTATCTGCAAACCGAGCGTGGCTATCTCGCCGAGTCGCAGGTGATCTGCGATTACCTCGAAGTCACGCACCCGACGCCCGCGCTGTTTTCCAAAGACGTCTGGCAGCAGGCCAAAGAGCGCGAGCTGATCACGATGCTTGAGCTGCATCTGGAGTTGGTGGCGCGTGAGGTCTACGGGCAGGCGTTCTTCGGCGGTACCGCGTCGGAAGGCACGCGTGCACGCACCGAGAAGCTGCTCCGCCGCAATATCGTCGCGTTCAAGCGACTTGCGAAGTTCGCGCCGTATGTCGCCGGGGAGCAGTTCACTATGGCCGACGTTGCCGCCGGCATCCACCTGCCGATCATCGGTATGGCGACGCAGGCCGTGTTCGGCGAAGACTTCCTGCAAGCCGCGGGTGTCGACTGGAAGGCGTACGGCAAAGTGCTCGCCGAGCGCGAATCGTTCCAGCGCACGCGCGCCGAGATGAAGGCTTATCAGCAGGCGCAACAAGCCAAGAAGTCGGAAGCGTAA
- a CDS encoding LysR family transcriptional regulator, whose translation MESTAVNVFVQVAETGSFVAAGRLLGISASAVGKRVSALEDQLGVRLFHRSTRSLTLTAEGGMFLARGRRILAELEAAQAELSQVNLRPRGRLRLSVPLVGEPFLSVMGQFKLAYPDVDLELEFTDRRVDIIEEGFDAVIRSGDAPDSRLTARRFGALNMLLVGAPDYLARRGTPRTAGDLAQHACIQFRYPNTGKLQVWPLGEGSKAGADGESGEAAGFPLSTAVVCNNLEARIAFALQGVGIAYLPDFSIRGYLRTGQLVQVLPHCTETGIPFHIMWPSGGQVPAKLRVFIDFMRERVFPEQVP comes from the coding sequence ATGGAAAGCACTGCGGTGAATGTGTTCGTGCAGGTGGCCGAGACGGGCAGCTTCGTGGCCGCTGGGCGGCTGCTGGGCATTTCGGCGTCGGCGGTCGGCAAGCGGGTCAGTGCGCTGGAAGATCAGCTTGGCGTGCGGCTGTTTCATCGCAGCACGCGCAGCCTGACGCTGACGGCAGAAGGCGGGATGTTTCTCGCGCGGGGGCGGCGCATTCTGGCCGAACTCGAAGCGGCGCAGGCCGAGTTGTCGCAGGTCAATCTGCGTCCGCGCGGCCGGCTCCGGCTCAGCGTGCCGCTCGTGGGCGAGCCGTTTCTGAGCGTGATGGGGCAGTTCAAGCTGGCGTATCCCGACGTCGATCTCGAACTCGAATTCACCGATCGCCGCGTCGACATCATCGAAGAAGGTTTCGACGCTGTGATTCGCAGTGGCGACGCCCCGGATTCGCGGCTGACGGCGCGACGCTTCGGTGCCCTGAATATGCTGCTGGTGGGGGCGCCAGACTATCTCGCACGCCGCGGCACGCCGCGCACGGCCGGCGACCTCGCGCAGCACGCGTGCATTCAGTTTCGCTACCCGAACACGGGCAAGCTTCAGGTCTGGCCGCTGGGGGAGGGCAGCAAGGCGGGGGCGGACGGCGAGAGTGGCGAGGCAGCGGGCTTCCCGCTGTCGACTGCCGTCGTGTGCAACAACCTCGAAGCGCGCATCGCTTTTGCATTGCAGGGAGTAGGGATCGCGTACCTGCCGGATTTCTCGATTCGAGGGTATCTGCGCACCGGGCAGTTGGTGCAGGTGTTGCCGCACTGCACGGAGACCGGCATCCCGTTCCACATCATGTGGCCGTCCGGCGGGCAGGTGCCCGCAAAGCTGCGCGTGTTCATCGACTTTATGCGTGAGCGGGTCTTCCCGGAACAGGTACCCTGA
- a CDS encoding zinc-dependent alcohol dehydrogenase family protein, producing MNRTFQRWEIPSLGLDKVALQDVAMPSPLPGEVVIEVEAVSLNYRDAEVAESGMGNALSFPFTPASDMAGRVVAVGDGVTRFAAGDRVIATYMPGWVDGAPRSWTDAPTRGGPLPGMLAQYVATPADGCVLAPSTLSAAEASTLPVAALTAWMALIELGHLHAGQTVVVQGTGGVSLFAVQLAAAHGARVIVTSGSDDKIAGALALGATHGINRHTTPDWQNAVLDLTDGRGADHILEMTGGENIERSLQAVKQGGRISVIGLLDADHISLRILSLLASRASIVGIAVGPRRALEDLVRAVDLLGIKPVIDAVYPFSQVPQAFAHLRRGAFGKVVVEVTPS from the coding sequence ATGAATCGTACGTTCCAACGCTGGGAAATCCCGTCACTCGGCCTCGACAAGGTCGCTTTGCAAGACGTTGCGATGCCCTCGCCCCTCCCGGGGGAAGTCGTCATCGAAGTCGAAGCCGTCTCGCTGAACTATCGCGATGCGGAAGTGGCTGAATCGGGCATGGGCAATGCCCTGAGCTTTCCGTTCACGCCCGCGTCCGACATGGCCGGCCGGGTCGTGGCTGTCGGCGACGGCGTGACCCGTTTCGCCGCGGGCGACCGGGTCATCGCGACCTACATGCCCGGCTGGGTCGACGGCGCGCCGCGTTCGTGGACCGACGCGCCTACGCGTGGCGGCCCGTTGCCCGGCATGCTCGCGCAATACGTCGCCACGCCTGCCGACGGCTGCGTGCTAGCGCCGAGTACCCTGAGCGCCGCCGAGGCCAGCACGCTGCCCGTAGCGGCCCTCACCGCGTGGATGGCACTGATCGAGCTGGGCCACTTGCACGCGGGGCAGACCGTCGTGGTGCAAGGCACGGGCGGCGTCTCGTTGTTCGCCGTGCAGTTGGCCGCCGCGCACGGGGCCCGCGTCATCGTGACGAGCGGCAGCGACGACAAGATCGCCGGGGCACTCGCGCTGGGGGCCACCCACGGCATCAATCGCCATACCACGCCCGACTGGCAGAACGCGGTGCTCGATCTGACCGACGGGCGCGGCGCCGATCACATTCTGGAGATGACCGGCGGCGAGAACATCGAGCGCTCGCTTCAGGCGGTCAAGCAAGGCGGACGCATCTCGGTGATCGGTCTGCTGGACGCCGATCACATCAGCTTGCGAATTCTGTCGCTGCTGGCCAGCCGTGCATCGATTGTCGGCATTGCCGTGGGGCCGCGCCGTGCGCTGGAAGACCTCGTGCGCGCCGTCGACCTGCTGGGCATCAAACCGGTGATCGACGCGGTGTATCCGTTCTCGCAGGTGCCGCAGGCGTTCGCGCATCTGCGACGCGGTGCATTCGGCAAGGTCGTTGTGGAGGTGACGCCGTCATGA
- a CDS encoding MFS transporter: MTTLVRSAAAMPAIMLGLFGLYTLEFGVVGILPMIVDRFGITVSQAGWLMAVFALVVATLGPALVLISSRYDRKKVLVVSLFGFAVCSALAAYAPNFPSLMALRVVPALLHPVFLSAAFTAAASLYPKEQRAHALALAFVGTSMGLVLGVPATTWVADHVSYEASFLLCTALTGLSGVGLWMMLPSQGKPVAMSFGHQLSVLRKPALWLTMAATVTIFTAMFAVYSYAAEYLKRETGMDATTISLILVIFGVGGVLGNLFAGRLLAKHLVKTTLLHPVALGAAYLVLYFGGSANVLSMSVIAVLWGAAHTSGLLVSQMWLTSETAEAPEFGTSLFVSAANGGVVLGSALGGVFIDHLGVAGVIGCGLIFCALSVAVIAAKAWRYRETQPQIGPVGAIH, translated from the coding sequence ATGACGACCCTCGTCAGATCGGCCGCCGCCATGCCCGCCATCATGCTCGGCCTGTTCGGGCTCTATACCCTCGAATTCGGCGTGGTCGGCATTCTGCCGATGATTGTCGATCGCTTCGGCATCACGGTCTCGCAAGCGGGCTGGCTGATGGCCGTGTTCGCCCTCGTGGTCGCCACGCTCGGCCCGGCACTCGTGCTGATCTCCTCACGCTACGACCGCAAGAAGGTGTTGGTCGTCTCGCTATTCGGCTTCGCGGTGTGCAGTGCGCTGGCGGCCTATGCGCCGAACTTCCCGAGTCTGATGGCGTTGCGCGTGGTGCCGGCCCTGCTGCATCCTGTCTTTCTGTCGGCCGCTTTCACGGCAGCCGCTTCCCTGTATCCGAAGGAGCAGCGCGCACATGCGCTGGCGCTGGCGTTTGTGGGCACCTCGATGGGGCTCGTCCTCGGCGTACCCGCCACCACTTGGGTGGCCGATCACGTCTCGTACGAAGCGTCGTTCCTGCTCTGCACCGCACTCACGGGGCTGTCCGGCGTAGGGCTATGGATGATGCTGCCGTCGCAGGGTAAGCCAGTGGCGATGAGCTTCGGCCACCAACTCTCGGTGCTGCGCAAACCGGCGCTCTGGCTGACGATGGCAGCGACCGTGACGATCTTCACGGCCATGTTCGCCGTGTACAGCTACGCCGCCGAATACTTGAAACGCGAAACCGGCATGGATGCCACGACGATCAGCCTGATCCTCGTGATCTTCGGCGTCGGCGGCGTGCTCGGCAATCTGTTCGCCGGGCGCTTGCTGGCGAAGCATCTGGTGAAAACGACGTTGCTGCATCCAGTGGCGCTGGGCGCCGCGTATCTGGTGCTTTACTTCGGCGGCAGCGCCAACGTGCTCAGCATGTCGGTCATCGCCGTGCTGTGGGGTGCCGCGCACACGAGCGGGTTACTCGTCTCGCAGATGTGGCTGACGTCGGAAACCGCAGAAGCGCCCGAGTTTGGCACGAGCCTGTTCGTCTCGGCAGCCAATGGCGGTGTGGTGCTGGGCTCGGCGCTTGGCGGCGTGTTCATCGATCATCTCGGCGTCGCGGGCGTCATTGGCTGCGGCCTGATCTTTTGCGCGCTGTCGGTGGCGGTGATCGCGGCAAAGGCATGGCGTTATCGCGAAACGCAGCCCCAGATCGGCCCGGTCGGCGCCATCCATTAA
- a CDS encoding 3-hydroxyacyl-CoA dehydrogenase, translating into MTASSSSDTVNALAKSIDTLGIVGAGAMGRGIAQIAAQAGLRVKLYDTNAKAVQAALDTLRETLDKLASKGKIDAAAVDATMGRLQACAALEDLADCDLVVEAIIEKLEIKRDLFRALEGIVAADAILASNTSSLSITAIAAACERPERVAGYHFFNPVPLMKVVEVIDGLRTAPEVGDALLALGQRMGHTAVRCKDMPGFIVNHAGRGMNTEGLRVASEGIASFADIDRILREQAGFRLGTFELLDLTALDVSHPVMESIYHQFYEEARFRPSPITAVRFAGGLLGRKVGEGFYRYVDGKQQVPAEAPAPTALPASVWISRADTRGFAAVAELLGATGVSIESDDKPSDNALIIVTPLGLDATTCAVEQGLDATRTVAVDTLLPLAGAKRHTLMTTPVTTPDARDAAHALFAQGGTPVTVIRDSAGFVAQRVIATIVNIGADIAQQRIAAPGDIDRAVTLGLGYAKGPLALGDAVGARQLLTVLRNLQSFYGDPRYRPSPWLTRRAQLGVSLLTEEQ; encoded by the coding sequence ATGACTGCATCCTCCTCCTCGGACACGGTGAACGCGCTCGCCAAGTCCATCGACACGCTGGGTATCGTCGGTGCCGGCGCCATGGGCCGTGGCATCGCCCAGATCGCCGCGCAGGCCGGTTTGCGCGTCAAGCTGTACGACACCAACGCCAAGGCCGTACAGGCCGCGCTGGACACCCTGCGCGAGACGCTCGACAAGCTGGCGTCCAAGGGGAAGATCGACGCAGCCGCCGTCGACGCGACGATGGGCCGCTTGCAGGCCTGCGCCGCGCTGGAGGATCTGGCCGATTGCGACCTCGTCGTCGAAGCCATCATCGAGAAGCTGGAGATCAAGCGCGATCTGTTCCGCGCGCTGGAGGGCATCGTGGCCGCCGACGCGATTCTCGCGTCCAACACGTCGTCGCTGTCGATCACCGCCATTGCTGCCGCATGCGAGCGCCCCGAGCGCGTGGCGGGTTATCACTTCTTCAACCCGGTGCCGCTGATGAAGGTGGTCGAAGTCATCGACGGGCTGCGCACTGCCCCCGAAGTTGGCGACGCCCTGCTCGCGCTGGGCCAGCGCATGGGCCACACGGCCGTGCGTTGCAAGGACATGCCCGGCTTCATCGTCAACCACGCGGGCCGTGGCATGAACACCGAAGGCCTGCGTGTGGCCAGCGAAGGCATCGCGAGCTTTGCCGACATCGACCGCATCCTGCGCGAACAGGCAGGCTTCCGTCTCGGCACGTTCGAATTGCTCGACCTCACCGCGCTCGACGTCTCGCACCCGGTGATGGAGTCGATTTACCACCAGTTTTACGAAGAGGCACGCTTCCGTCCGTCGCCGATCACCGCCGTGCGCTTTGCTGGCGGCCTGCTTGGCCGCAAGGTCGGCGAAGGCTTCTATCGCTACGTCGACGGCAAGCAGCAAGTGCCGGCCGAAGCCCCGGCCCCGACCGCACTGCCGGCCAGCGTGTGGATCAGCCGCGCCGACACGCGCGGTTTCGCCGCTGTCGCAGAGCTGCTGGGTGCCACCGGCGTGAGCATCGAAAGCGACGACAAACCGTCGGATAACGCGCTGATCATCGTCACGCCGCTCGGTCTGGATGCAACGACCTGCGCTGTCGAGCAAGGGCTCGATGCCACGCGCACGGTTGCCGTCGATACGTTGCTGCCGCTGGCCGGTGCCAAGCGTCACACGCTGATGACCACGCCGGTGACCACGCCCGACGCGCGCGACGCCGCCCATGCGTTGTTCGCCCAAGGCGGCACGCCGGTGACCGTAATTCGCGACTCGGCGGGCTTTGTCGCCCAGCGCGTGATCGCAACCATCGTGAACATCGGCGCCGACATCGCCCAGCAACGCATCGCGGCGCCCGGCGACATCGACCGCGCGGTCACGCTCGGCCTCGGCTACGCCAAAGGTCCGCTGGCCCTCGGCGACGCCGTCGGCGCACGTCAGTTGCTCACCGTGTTGCGCAATCTGCAATCGTTCTACGGCGACCCGCGTTATCGCCCGTCGCCGTGGCTCACGCGTCGCGCGCAACTCGGCGTGTCGTTGCTCACCGAAGAACAGTGA
- a CDS encoding oxepin-CoA hydrolase, alternative type, translated as MSAELLAERVDQTLVLTLSNPGARNALHPDMYAAGVEALTTAERDPSIRAVVLTGADNFFCAGGNLNRLLENRQKDPSVQAASIDALAEWIEALRSCPKPIIAAVEGAAAGAGFSLALACDLLVAADNAKFVMAYVKVGLTPDGGGSWFLSQALPRPLATEILLEGKPVATSRLAAAGLVNRVVAPGQARAEALNWATDLAQLSPNAVGRIKSLIDSGASETLTSQLGAERDNFVASLHHADGLEGITSFLEKRPATYR; from the coding sequence ATGAGCGCCGAACTGCTTGCCGAACGCGTCGACCAGACGCTGGTTCTTACGTTGTCCAACCCGGGCGCGCGCAATGCGCTGCACCCGGATATGTACGCTGCGGGCGTCGAAGCCCTCACCACCGCCGAGCGCGATCCGTCGATTCGCGCGGTCGTGCTCACCGGGGCCGACAACTTTTTCTGTGCCGGCGGCAATCTGAACCGCCTGCTGGAAAATCGTCAGAAAGACCCCTCGGTGCAAGCCGCGAGCATCGACGCGCTGGCCGAATGGATCGAAGCCCTGCGCTCGTGCCCGAAGCCGATCATTGCGGCCGTCGAAGGTGCGGCCGCCGGTGCCGGTTTCTCGCTGGCGCTGGCCTGCGATTTGCTGGTGGCGGCCGACAATGCCAAGTTCGTGATGGCCTACGTCAAGGTCGGGCTCACGCCGGACGGCGGCGGCTCGTGGTTTCTCTCGCAAGCCCTGCCCCGCCCGCTGGCCACCGAGATTCTGCTCGAAGGCAAGCCCGTCGCCACGTCGCGACTGGCCGCCGCCGGGCTGGTGAATCGCGTGGTGGCGCCGGGTCAGGCGCGCGCCGAAGCGCTCAACTGGGCGACGGATCTGGCCCAGCTTTCGCCCAATGCCGTGGGCCGCATCAAGTCGCTCATCGACAGCGGCGCGAGCGAGACGCTCACCTCGCAACTGGGTGCAGAGCGCGATAACTTCGTCGCGTCGCTGCACCATGCCGACGGGCTGGAAGGCATCACGTCGTTTCTCGAGAAGCGGCCTGCAACTTACCGATAG
- a CDS encoding histidine phosphatase family protein: MEFTPPQRRRIYLMRHGDVTYFDDSGKPIDADTVALNENGRAQASAAGRAFAAENIRFDRVIVSGLPRTRETAQRVLAETGQQVEIETWTCWQEIRSGSLSDLPPSEIAQAFLGAFDGLVAEDTRFMNGESVRELLDRVVPPLAELREDKSWDTVLLVLHGGVNRAILSHAMHPLGRLFIGQLAQTPACINALDVGDKPEDWVVRLMNFAPPQPLHRDNRLTVMEKIFASFIRSRQPK; encoded by the coding sequence CTGGAATTCACCCCGCCGCAACGCCGCCGCATCTATCTGATGCGCCATGGCGATGTGACGTATTTCGACGATAGCGGCAAGCCGATTGACGCCGACACCGTCGCACTCAACGAGAACGGCCGCGCACAGGCCAGCGCCGCCGGGCGCGCGTTTGCAGCGGAGAACATCCGCTTCGATCGCGTGATCGTCAGCGGCCTGCCGCGCACCCGCGAGACCGCGCAACGTGTGCTCGCAGAGACGGGCCAACAGGTCGAGATCGAGACATGGACGTGCTGGCAGGAGATTCGCTCGGGCAGCTTGTCCGATCTGCCGCCGAGTGAGATTGCGCAAGCCTTCCTCGGTGCATTCGACGGACTGGTGGCCGAAGACACGCGCTTCATGAATGGCGAATCGGTGCGCGAACTGCTCGACCGCGTGGTGCCGCCGCTGGCCGAGTTGCGTGAAGACAAGTCGTGGGACACCGTGCTGCTCGTGCTGCACGGCGGCGTGAACCGCGCGATTCTCTCGCATGCCATGCACCCGCTGGGGCGCCTGTTCATCGGCCAACTGGCGCAGACACCGGCGTGCATCAACGCGCTCGACGTTGGCGACAAGCCCGAAGACTGGGTCGTGCGGCTGATGAATTTCGCACCGCCGCAGCCGCTGCATCGCGACAACCGGCTAACCGTCATGGAGAAGATTTTCGCGTCGTTCATCCGCTCGCGTCAGCCCAAGTAA
- a CDS encoding phosphotransferase: protein MAEELPQDFSAFAGERSLGEHPPFDATALSQWLATHVDGYAGPLRIAQFNGGQSNPTYRLSTPGAEYVLRTKPAPAEKLLPSAHAIEREYRVMHALADTDVPVARMLGLCEDETVIGLAFYVMAYVPGRVLWDPSLPGLSPPERSAIYDEMNRVISALHRVDYRAIGLETYGKPGDYIARQIARWSKQYRASETEPIEAMDRLIEWLPAHLPSGEPERTTIVHGDFRLDNLIFHPSEPRVLAVLDWELSTLGDPLADFSYHCMAWHVSPGVFRGIAGLDWAALGIPDEHDYVARYSERTGIARPPQWHFYLAYNMFRIAAILQGIMKRVADGTAASQQALDAGKRARPMAELAWQYAQHRD from the coding sequence ATGGCCGAGGAGCTTCCGCAGGACTTTTCCGCTTTCGCCGGCGAGCGTTCGCTCGGCGAGCACCCGCCCTTCGATGCCACTGCCCTGTCGCAGTGGCTCGCCACCCACGTCGACGGCTACGCCGGGCCGTTGCGCATCGCGCAGTTCAACGGCGGCCAATCCAACCCCACCTATCGCCTGAGTACGCCCGGCGCCGAGTACGTGCTTCGCACCAAGCCCGCGCCTGCCGAAAAGCTGTTGCCGTCGGCCCACGCCATCGAGCGCGAGTACCGCGTCATGCATGCACTGGCCGACACCGATGTCCCGGTCGCCCGCATGCTCGGTTTGTGCGAGGACGAAACCGTCATCGGTCTAGCGTTCTATGTCATGGCGTACGTGCCCGGGCGCGTGTTGTGGGACCCGTCACTCCCCGGCCTGTCGCCGCCGGAGCGCAGCGCGATCTACGACGAGATGAACCGCGTGATCTCGGCGCTGCATCGCGTCGACTACCGCGCGATCGGTCTGGAAACCTACGGCAAACCGGGCGACTACATCGCGCGCCAGATTGCCCGTTGGAGCAAACAGTACCGGGCGTCAGAGACCGAACCGATCGAAGCGATGGACCGGCTCATCGAATGGCTGCCCGCGCATCTGCCCTCGGGCGAACCGGAGCGCACGACCATCGTGCATGGCGACTTCCGGCTCGACAATCTGATCTTCCATCCGAGCGAGCCGCGTGTGCTCGCCGTGCTCGACTGGGAGCTGTCGACGCTGGGCGATCCGCTCGCCGACTTTAGCTATCACTGCATGGCGTGGCATGTCAGCCCGGGCGTGTTTCGCGGCATCGCCGGGCTCGACTGGGCCGCGTTGGGCATTCCCGATGAACACGATTACGTGGCGCGCTACAGCGAGCGCACGGGCATCGCCCGCCCGCCGCAATGGCACTTCTATCTCGCGTACAACATGTTCCGTATCGCGGCGATCTTGCAAGGGATCATGAAGCGCGTGGCCGATGGTACGGCGGCGAGTCAGCAGGCGCTCGACGCCGGCAAACGCGCGCGCCCCATGGCCGAACTCGCATGGCAATACGCGCAGCATCGCGACTGA